A single genomic interval of Lathyrus oleraceus cultivar Zhongwan6 chromosome 7, CAAS_Psat_ZW6_1.0, whole genome shotgun sequence harbors:
- the LOC127103728 gene encoding uncharacterized protein LOC127103728 yields MKARVASSTPMMDSSHVVLDVVPLSMVPCHVSVQNKMRPPSIKKEHSIISLYLVPIKSANVSAKEFICSKLVSRVEPSGSSASEKSNKVVSIDDPVSMNAKENQDVSNDEESLGGRKEKSNVIVNFNELDSDEETIAKNMATGIAKRLKNRISKVVMTEGMPSKAAKKHVSVGSTKSWRKVTANRKRNEVSSSESDFDVEHDVWDITPVLKKILVNVPEVPLDNISFHSVENVDRWKFIYQRRLALERELRKDALECNKVMKLIEHAGLMKSVTDCDNKKNKDFIKVFVRGKCVQFSLDVINRYMVRCEDEQVEIEVTDNLVCKEITTKQVPANHTSTIAIGLGKFIYVIGTKTNFDFEAYVFEQTLKHVGTCAVKMPIAFPSLICGVTISQHPDFVQVLRAADQLERDLVQIVVEDSVDSDDGGKAVTRRHWTWIGSFAVEGEILDGIITSSRGEVKRICSPNVTSSIVTPSNEFAIAKSTIPSRSETAAVITQDARNGFNLGGNNANNLLAQIAGLDDHLCFPVD; encoded by the exons ATGAAAGCTAGGGTTGCTTCCTCTACTCCAATGATGGACTCCTCACATGTGGTCCTTGATGTAGTTCCTTTATCAATGGTTCCATGTCATGTCTCTGTTCAAAACAAGATGAGACCTCCGTCTATAAAGAAAGAACATTCAATTATAAGCCTCTATCTTGTACCTATTAAATCTGCTAATGTTTCTGCTAAAGAGTTTATCTGTTCAAAATTGGTTAGTAGAGTGGAGCCCTCTGGTTCATCTGCTTCAGAAAAg TCTAATAAAGTTGTGTCTATTGATGACCCTGTGTCTATGAATGCTAAGGAGAATCAAGATGTGTCTAATGATGAGGAAAGTCTAGGTGGAAGGAAAGAAAAATCCAATGTCATTGTTAATTTTAATGAGTTGGACTCTGATGAAGAGACCATTGCTAAGAATATGGCCACTGGCATTGCCAAGAGGCTGAAGAATAGAATAAGCAAGGTTGTGATGACTGAAGGCATGCCCTCTAAGGCTGCCAAGAAGCATGTTAGTGTAGGTTCCACCAAAAGCTGGAGAAAAGTGACTGCTAATAGGAAGAGGAATGAGGTCTCCTCGAGTGAGTCTGATTTTGATGTTGAACATGATGTTTGGGACATCACTCCAGTTCTGAAAAAGATACTTGTGAATGTTCCTGAGGTACCTTTAGATAATATCTCTTTCCATTCTGTTGAAAATGTTGACAGATGGAAGTTTATTTACCAGAGAAGGCTAGCTCTGGAGAGGGAACTTCGAAAGGATGCACTTGAATGCAACAAAGTTATGAAGCTCATTGAACATGCTGGTTTGATGAAAAGTGTCACAG ATTGTGACAACAAGAAAAACAAGGATTTCATAAAAGTATTTGTAAGAGGAAAATGTGTGCAATTTTCACTTGATGTGATTAATAGATACATGGTAAGATGTGAAGATGAACAGGTTGAGATAGAAGTGACTGACAACTTGGTTTGCAAAGAAATTACTACAAAACAG GTCCCCGCCAATCATACATCAACCATTGCCATAGGATTAGGGAAGTTCATCTATGTTATTGGCACAAAAACCAACTTTGATTTTGAAGCTTATGTTTTTGAACAAACTTTGAAGCATGTTGGTACATGTGCTGTGAAAATGCCCATTGCATTTCCTTCTCTTATATGTGGAGTTACTATCAGTCAACATCCAG ATTTTGTTCAAGTGTTAAGAGCAGCAGACCAGTTGGAGAGAGACCTTGTGCAAATAGTTGTTGAGGATTCAGTAGATAGTGATGATGGTGGCAAAGCA GTCACACGTCGTCATTGGACATG GATAGGTTCCTTTGCAGTTGAAGGAGAGATTCTGGATGGGATTATCACAAGCAGTCGCGGAGAGGTTAAACGAATTTGCAGTCCAAATGTGACGAGCTCCATTGTAACACCGTCCAATGAGTTTGCAA TTGCAAAATCTACTATTCCTTCAAGGAGTGAAACGGCTGCTGTAATCACACAAGATGCACGTAATGGTTTCAACTTAGGAGGAAACAATGCCAACAATTTGCTTGCTCAAATTGCTGGCTTGGATGACCATTTATGCTTTCCTGTTGATTAG
- the LOC127103729 gene encoding uncharacterized protein LOC127103729, protein MENLKMTTSMRHTFTLKYKEPKLDSLKGLISDLSLSRRDEFGKNYGKILSLLNKKVDYGITGSLAQYYDPPLRCFTFADFQLAPTLEEVERIVGLKLKDFNPFPKLKEDMGPKRITSALSINVPTVRDNWFEKGGCNGFAAMFLEDLALKFKKSGNWNAFYAVLALLIHGIVLFPNVEKFVDQVAIEVFLSGNPVPFLLADIYYALHARHEKRGGTLLCCAPFLYTWFMQHMPEEGPFVAKELKSPQKLASLTASSIRWYIREWETPDIIVSCGEFPNGKEFGKRNILAKEPYTQWVKERVEKIQLPFILKAPAFPKTPEPEPILPEDMEKLATKVKELEVENTELRIQMNRVILENQNLKEERKGKAQELGDSNKRARLLEDQKDDLDHILLGSTSVIRTRKEELKKAEYRICELGRMLDKSLTDKKEIKLDFEAQIRDLRDALKKCEEKLSREILQKEEAERNCHHLMYQLEEATRRFAVLESQEGDAAYLLLKNDCVYWKRLYREARATLDEDQKVIQKLQELYVEWNGSRFHKRP, encoded by the exons ATGgagaacttgaaaatgacaactTCAATGAGACACACTTTCACActtaagtacaaggaacctaagTTGGACAGTCTTAAGGGTTTGATCTCTGATTTGTCTCTCAGCAGACGTGATGAGTTCGGAAAAAACTATGGGAAAATTTTGAGCCTTCTAAATAAGAAAGTTGACTATGGAATTACCGGCTCTCTGGCACAATATTATGATCCACCTCTGCGTTGTTTCACATTCGCTGATTTCCAGctagctcctactttggaagaagtGGAGAGAATCGTGGGTCTCAAATTGAAAGATTTTAATCCATTTCCAAAGCTCAAAGAAGATATGGGCCCAAAGAGGATAACTTCGGCCCTAAGTATCAATGTCCCGACTGTTCGAGACAATTGGTTTGAAAAAGGGGGTTGCAACGGTTTTGCCGCGATGTTTTTGGAAGATTTAGCTCTAAAGTTCAAGAAAAGTGGAAATTGGAATGCATTCTATGCTGTTTTGGCTTTATTGATCCATGGAATTGTGCTCTTCccaaatgttgaaaaatttgtggatcAAGTAGCCATAGAAGTCTTTCTCTCTGGCAACCCAGTACCATTTCTCTTAGCTGACATTTACTATGCCCTTCACGCTCGACATGAAAAGAGGGGTGGAACTTTGTTGTGTTGCGCTCCTTTCCTTTACACTTGGTTCATGCAACACATGcccgaagaaggtccttttgtGGCAAAAGAACTTAAGTCTCCTCAAAAATTAGCCTCTCTCACCGCAAGTTCCATCAGATGGTATATCCGAGAGTGGGAAACCCCAGACATTATAGTCAGCTGTGgggaatttcctaat ggtaaagagtttggaaaaagaaACATTCTTGCCAAAGAACCTTACACGCAATGGGTGAAAGAAAGAGTTGAGAAAATCCAGTTGCCATTTATCTTAAAGGCTCCAGCTTTTCCTAAAACTCCTGAGCCCGAGCCCATACtccctgaggacatggagaaactcGCTACTAAGGTTAAGGAGCTCGAAGTGGAGAATACTGAATTACGAATTCAGATGAACCGAGTTATCTTGGAAAATCAGAATTTGAAAGAGGAACGTAAGGGAAAAGCCCAAGAACTTGGGGATAGCAACAAGAGAGCCCGGCTATTGGAAGACCAGAAAGATGATCTTGATCATATCCTATTGGGTTCCACATCAGTGATCCGAACCAGGAAGGAAGAGCTCAAGAAAGCTGAGTATAGGATCTGTGAGCTAGGGAGAATGTTGGATAAATCTCTTACGGATAAAAAAGAAATTAAGCTCGACTTTGAGGCACAGATCCGTGACTTGAGGGACGCTCTGAAGAAATGCGAGGAAAAGTTGTCTCGCGAGATCCTCCAAAAGGAAGAAGCTGAAAGAAACTGTCACCATCTCATGTACCAGTTGGAAGAAGCTACTAGGAGGTTTGCAGTTTTGGAGAGCCAGGAAGGTGATGCAGCCTACTTACTCCTAAAGAATGATTGTGTGTACTGGAAAAGGTTGTATAGAGAGGCTAGAGCAACCTTAGATGAAGATCAAAAGGTCATCCAGAAACTCCAAGAgctctatgttgaatggaatg GTTCGAGATTCCACAAGCGACCGTGA